A single genomic interval of Salmo trutta chromosome 13, fSalTru1.1, whole genome shotgun sequence harbors:
- the LOC115205190 gene encoding zinc finger protein 583, producing the protein MGDSEQVEWKFMKLHLTDIVKTISNKSATRRSKRKPVSYHEEQQPEVATPQSSERQLRTPQRNSRRQSPRTHSNVLKEQERGFSPVSGSGEESDKEASPPKRRNRISSSKKTRTKSPSKDCDDCSGAEPGEHLEESTKRTCKYSNSKKKRTNIRCNEEDNDNLSDEQTVVASPRKRRQRSDFNVFEAEPEVEEVVEEETEVASASKRRKQGSPPKRTTPRGEDKAESDHYELVEQAEETPPRKKRSKSKKVRTRTPSEDVVEVESAHFKMDEHAAAEDTTLRKRQRRSKDLSEESDQGSQTEPKDLSEEEWHCSDHSEEETEQEVLPAKRKRGPKSKKTMKSDSGNVTVKKQGATGLKAPRIRFTPPIEKRIRVKTLHICSFCEKVLPNRAALSRHLQHHTGEKPYHCEECGKDYGSKTTLKIHNMQVHHKGTKDFICNECDQQFTHLTYLKRHMYSHTDKDKRPHLCNVCGKHFIQKSHLDRHKMIHTGEKPFSCEHCAMAFNRPEYLRMHLKLHVSGSEGPNMAEQEKTKCTECNKSFVNPKYLNIHMRMHTGERPYKCEHCAKSFTQTSILNAHRRTHTGEKPHKCKVCGCCFTRRKYLEDHIGRKHGSLQQMKEQQDEQ; encoded by the coding sequence AACCGGTTTCCTATCATGAAGAACAACAGCCGGAGGTGGCCACTCCTCAAAGCTCTGAGAGGCAGCTGAGAACTCCTCAGAGAAACTCCCGGAGGCAAAGTCCCAGGACGCATTCCAACGTTCTAAAAGAACAAGAGAGGGGCTTTTCTCCCGTGTCTGGTTCTGGGGAGGAGAGCGACAAGGAGGCCTCCCCACCGAAAAGGAGGAACAGAATAAGCAGCTCCAAAAAGACAAGAACAAAGTCTCCCTCAAAGGATTGTGATGACTGTTCTGGGGCCGAGCCTGGTGAACACCTAGAAGAGAGCACAAAAAGAACATGTAAATATAGCAactcaaaaaagaaaaggacCAATATTCGCTGCAATGAGGAGGATAATGACAATTTGTCAGATGAACAAACTGTGGTGGCTTCCCCCAGAAAAAGGAGGCAACGTAGTGACTTCAATGTATTTGAAGCGGAGCCTGAGGTGGAGGAAGTTGTGGAGGAGGAGACTGAAGTGGCCTCTGCTTCTAAGAGGAGGAAGCAGGGCAGCCCCCCCAAAAGAACTACGCCTCGTGGAGAGGACAAAGCTGAAAGTGATCATTATGAATTGGTCGAACAGGCTGAAGAAACTCCCCCTAGAAAAAAACGTAGCAAGTCTAAAAAGGTAAGAACCAGGACTCCCTCCGAAGACGTGGTGGAAGTTGAAAGTGCCCACTTCAAGATGGACGAACACGCTGCAGCTGAAGACACTACCCTCAGAAAAAGACAGAGGAGGTCTAAGGACCTAAGTGAGGAGAGTGACCAAGGCTCCCAGACTGAGCCTAAAGACTTAAGTGAAGAGGAGTGGCACTGTTCTGACCATTCAGAGGAGGAGACTGAACAGGAGGTGTTACCTGCAAAGAGAAAAAGAGGACCCAAGAGCAAGAAGACAATGAAGTCAGATTCTGGAAACGTCACTGTTAAAAAGCAAGGTGCCACGGGTTTGAAGGCACCAAGAATAAGATTCACACCACCTATAGAGAAAAGGATAAGGGTGAAAACACTTCATATTTGCAGTTTCTGTGAAAAGGTCCTGCCAAACAGGGCTGCGCTGAGTAGGCACCTTCAGcatcacacaggggagaagccttaccactgtgaAGAGTGTGGCAAAGACTACGGCAGCAAAACCACCCTGAAGATTCACAACATGCAGGTTCACCACAAGGGGACAAAGGACTTCATATGCAATGAGTGTGACCAACAGTTTACCCACCTCACATACCTCAAACGCCACATGTACTCCCACACGGACAAGGACAAGAGGCCACATCTGTGCAATGTGTGCGGGAAGCATTTTATCCAGAAGTCCCACCTGGACCGCCACAAGATGATTCACACCGGAGAGAAACCATTCAGCTGCGAACACTGCGCCATGGCCTTCAATCGGCCGGAGTACCTGCGGATGCATCTGAAGCTACACGTGTCGGGTAGCGAGGGGCCAAATATGGCAGAGCAAGAGAAGACGAAGTGCACAGAGTGCAACAAGAGTTTTGTCAACCCGAAGTACCTCAACATCCACATGAGAATGCACACTGGGGAGAGGCCATACAAGTGCGAGCACTGTGCCAAGAGCTTCACCCAGACCAGTATTCTCAACGCGCACCGACGTACGCACACCGGAGAAAAGCCACACAAGTGTAAGGTGTGCGGCTGCTGCTTCACCCGTCGCAAGTACCTGGAGGATCACATAGGCAGAAAGCATGGGTCTTTACAGCAAATGAAGGAACAGCAGGATGAACAATGA